A section of the Halostella salina genome encodes:
- a CDS encoding glycosyltransferase, whose product MPPTVAVAHYPEGAGHATRMLAVADAIADAGATVRMAGGGAGTEFVALNGYDEFEPTNVDFIDTYQGGSTWRVASQSLPASLARIADYRAWLRETDPDALVTDDMFAAMAASRCDVPLYVLKHDMPGLYRDRIERTGARFHTSFQLSATREFFYPVVWPESGVDPSGATRIPPVALEGDAEDGEDRESADVVVVPSHYSELGRIATQLRRQGHDVINVADDDWDPVPSLLPYIRDADAVVCSGYSTIMDAAVAGTPCVVHPATDEQDAVADWLERFDVDGFAVAEEPLDVLDAVADPPDAPSFGNGAAYIAETVLNDLRDPDPYAAPEPDDPADAPDAPDVSTASRLGTVAAVPTLCAVVLSTAGGAASPLQAIAGLAAAGRRVSAAGRRAGIAALGAGRRVAEVAAGGTRRAAEAVAAGARRAGGAAAGGGKTATGRAADAAGTAAAAVGAAGRALARRCRALARLAPSRP is encoded by the coding sequence ACGCGGATGCTCGCCGTCGCCGACGCCATCGCGGACGCCGGAGCGACCGTCCGGATGGCGGGCGGCGGCGCGGGCACGGAGTTCGTCGCGCTCAACGGCTACGACGAGTTCGAGCCGACGAACGTCGACTTCATCGACACGTATCAGGGCGGGTCGACGTGGCGGGTGGCGAGCCAGAGCCTTCCCGCGAGCCTCGCCCGGATCGCCGACTACCGGGCGTGGCTGCGCGAAACCGACCCGGACGCGCTGGTCACCGACGACATGTTCGCGGCGATGGCGGCGTCGCGCTGTGACGTGCCGCTGTACGTGCTGAAACACGACATGCCCGGGCTGTACCGCGACCGGATCGAGCGGACCGGCGCGCGGTTCCACACGTCGTTCCAGCTGTCGGCGACGCGGGAGTTCTTCTACCCGGTCGTCTGGCCCGAATCCGGGGTCGATCCGTCGGGGGCGACGCGTATCCCGCCGGTGGCGCTGGAAGGCGATGCCGAGGACGGCGAGGACCGCGAGAGCGCGGACGTGGTAGTCGTCCCGAGCCACTACTCGGAGCTGGGCCGCATCGCCACGCAGCTCCGCCGGCAGGGACACGACGTAATAAACGTGGCCGACGACGACTGGGACCCCGTCCCGTCGCTGCTTCCGTACATCCGCGACGCGGACGCCGTCGTCTGCTCGGGCTACTCCACGATCATGGACGCCGCGGTGGCCGGAACGCCCTGCGTCGTCCACCCGGCGACCGACGAGCAGGACGCCGTCGCGGACTGGCTGGAGCGGTTCGACGTGGACGGCTTCGCCGTCGCCGAGGAACCGCTCGACGTGTTAGACGCCGTCGCCGACCCGCCGGACGCCCCGTCGTTCGGGAACGGCGCGGCGTACATTGCCGAGACGGTCCTGAACGACCTCCGTGACCCGGACCCGTACGCCGCGCCGGAGCCCGACGACCCGGCGGACGCCCCGGACGCGCCCGACGTGTCGACCGCCTCCCGCCTCGGCACCGTCGCCGCGGTGCCGACGCTCTGTGCCGTCGTCCTGTCGACGGCGGGCGGGGCGGCGTCGCCGCTGCAAGCGATCGCCGGCCTCGCGGCTGCGGGCCGTCGCGTGTCCGCCGCCGGACGGCGGGCGGGCATCGCTGCCCTCGGGGCCGGGCGGCGCGTCGCGGAAGTGGCTGCAGGCGGGACGCGTCGTGCCGCAGAAGCGGTCGCTGCCGGAGCGCGTCGCGCCGGCGGAGCGGCTGCAGGCGGGGGGAAAACTGCGACGGGTCGCGCTGCCGACGCCGCGGGAACGGCGGCCGCCGCGGTCGGCGCGGCCGGCCGCGCACTCGCTCGTCGGTGCCGGGCCCTCGCCCGTCTCGCGCCGTCGCGACCGTAG
- a CDS encoding nucleotidyl transferase family protein, whose protein sequence is MTELEAHYEAAVERRGYDRVDGPFGDLSASYSRERFAFADDADALAAASPEDTLVSVGVSPTGTPHVGTLGQIRTAIDCQRAGFDVQLAVADQVVYNAGGGDAATLRERAERYRRFAAARGFDADDGRLYVQSEADDVLRAAFRLGRTYDPDAGEEWDESTAFEESLATAYDDADDPSDDRDDTPDDSPDATDFSGSLCGLLMAADTVGPLADDFGPERTYDRVVLALGADNVGMARRFDAVRERAGVDGRVVGLFSRLVPGVDGTPKMSKGIDGSGIHLGMSPDRIRERVTDPVLDADRPSESVVFEMLRLVPPGDGDAPGNLRDACAAGDARWRDAVDECADHLAAAAEAWQGTASIRPDGPEATR, encoded by the coding sequence GTGACCGAACTCGAAGCCCACTACGAGGCGGCGGTGGAGCGCCGCGGCTACGACCGCGTCGACGGGCCGTTCGGCGACCTGTCGGCGTCGTACTCCCGGGAGCGGTTCGCGTTCGCGGACGACGCCGACGCGCTCGCCGCGGCATCGCCCGAGGACACGCTCGTCTCGGTCGGTGTCTCGCCCACGGGCACGCCCCACGTCGGGACGCTGGGGCAGATCCGGACGGCGATCGACTGCCAGCGCGCCGGCTTCGACGTGCAGCTGGCGGTCGCCGACCAGGTGGTGTACAACGCCGGCGGGGGCGACGCCGCGACGCTCCGCGAGCGCGCCGAGCGGTACCGGCGGTTCGCCGCGGCCCGCGGCTTCGACGCCGACGACGGGCGGCTGTACGTCCAGAGCGAGGCCGACGACGTGTTGCGTGCGGCGTTCCGCCTCGGGCGGACCTACGACCCCGACGCGGGCGAGGAGTGGGACGAGTCGACTGCGTTCGAGGAATCGCTCGCCACGGCGTACGACGACGCCGATGACCCCTCGGACGACCGGGACGATACCCCCGACGACTCGCCCGACGCGACCGATTTCTCCGGATCGCTGTGCGGCCTGCTCATGGCGGCCGACACCGTCGGGCCGCTGGCCGACGACTTCGGTCCCGAGAGGACGTACGACCGCGTCGTGCTGGCGCTCGGCGCGGACAACGTCGGGATGGCCCGGCGGTTCGACGCGGTACGCGAGCGGGCCGGCGTCGACGGACGCGTCGTCGGCCTGTTCTCCCGGCTCGTCCCCGGCGTCGACGGGACCCCGAAGATGTCGAAGGGGATCGACGGGTCTGGCATCCACCTCGGCATGTCTCCGGACCGGATCCGCGAGCGCGTCACCGATCCGGTGCTGGACGCGGACCGCCCGTCCGAGTCGGTCGTCTTCGAGATGCTGCGGCTGGTGCCGCCCGGCGACGGCGATGCTCCGGGCAATCTGCGCGACGCCTGCGCCGCGGGGGACGCCCGCTGGCGCGACGCCGTCGACGAGTGCGCCGACCACCTCGCGGCGGCCGCCGAGGCGTGGCAGGGGACTGCCAGCATCCGACCCGACGGCCCCGAGGCGACCCGGTAA
- a CDS encoding NmrA/HSCARG family protein, protein MAATSVLVTGATGNQGGAVVDHLLAADAEFDVRGLTRDASSDAASALESRGVTMVEGDLHDPDSFRAHVADADAVFAVTNFWTQGYEAQVEQGENLADVAADEGVEQFVFSGVGSHERDTGVPHFDSAWDIEQYAQDLDLPLTVLQPVFFYQNLEAFAEDIVEDGTVALPLAEGVSLQMVDVDDVGRAAAVALERPDEFVGERYELAGDDLTLAETAAVLSEVTGVDVDAYNVPIEDAYEDFGEEFTVMCEWFNEVGYDADIDQLAETFGFEFTTLPEYLRDHGWAEKEGMAAVPGWVKAMQ, encoded by the coding sequence ATGGCCGCCACCAGCGTGCTCGTGACGGGCGCGACGGGGAACCAGGGCGGCGCGGTCGTCGACCACCTGCTCGCCGCCGACGCCGAGTTCGACGTCCGCGGGCTGACCCGCGACGCGTCGAGCGACGCGGCGTCCGCCCTCGAATCCCGCGGCGTCACGATGGTCGAGGGCGACCTGCACGACCCCGACTCGTTCCGAGCCCACGTCGCAGACGCCGACGCCGTCTTCGCGGTGACGAACTTCTGGACGCAGGGGTACGAGGCGCAGGTCGAGCAGGGCGAGAACCTCGCCGACGTGGCCGCCGACGAGGGCGTCGAGCAGTTCGTGTTCAGCGGCGTCGGGAGCCACGAGCGCGACACGGGCGTCCCGCACTTCGACTCGGCGTGGGACATCGAGCAGTACGCCCAGGACCTTGACCTGCCGCTGACGGTACTCCAGCCGGTGTTCTTCTACCAGAACCTGGAGGCGTTCGCCGAGGACATCGTCGAGGATGGCACGGTCGCGCTCCCGCTTGCGGAGGGCGTCTCGCTCCAGATGGTCGACGTGGACGATGTCGGCCGCGCCGCCGCCGTCGCCCTCGAGCGCCCCGACGAGTTCGTCGGCGAGCGCTACGAACTGGCCGGCGACGACCTGACGCTCGCGGAGACGGCCGCGGTGCTCTCCGAGGTCACCGGCGTCGACGTGGACGCGTACAACGTCCCCATCGAGGACGCCTACGAGGACTTCGGCGAGGAGTTCACCGTGATGTGCGAGTGGTTCAACGAGGTCGGCTACGACGCAGACATCGACCAACTCGCCGAGACGTTCGGCTTCGAGTTCACGACGCTGCCCGAGTACCTGCGCGACCACGGCTGGGCGGAGAAAGAGGGCATGGCCGCCGTCCCCGGCTGGGTCAAGGCGATGCAGTAA
- a CDS encoding ABC transporter ATP-binding protein, translating to MLAVRNLTKAFDGFRLGPVDLSVDDEVLAVLGPSGCGKTTLLGLVAGTLDPDGGQVSLSGRRIDGRPPEERGVGVVFQDGALFPHMTARENVAYAGAGPERVEDLAATLEVAEVLDRPATALSGGERQRVALARALAADPDALLLDEPLANLDAPVRRRLREALHDALDSIGVPTVLVTHDRRVATAVGDRVAVMRDGEIEQVDTPSGVLDRPATPFVARFTGSENVFEARVVERDRDGVALALGDRTIRSARDAPAGASVTACVRPARIRLEGAGGSVSEPDGGNVLHGTVTRWLHEGDEYRVTVAIDGADVAVTAAVGATEFERAGVERGATVALAVAPEAVHLIEEV from the coding sequence ATGCTCGCCGTCCGAAACCTCACGAAGGCGTTCGACGGCTTCCGGCTCGGGCCGGTGGACCTGTCGGTCGACGACGAGGTGCTGGCCGTCCTCGGCCCGTCCGGCTGCGGGAAGACGACGCTGCTCGGGCTGGTCGCCGGCACGCTCGACCCGGACGGCGGGCAAGTTTCGCTGTCGGGCCGCCGCATCGACGGCCGCCCGCCCGAGGAGCGCGGCGTCGGCGTCGTGTTCCAGGACGGCGCGCTCTTTCCGCACATGACCGCCCGCGAGAACGTCGCGTACGCCGGGGCAGGGCCGGAGCGCGTCGAAGACCTGGCCGCGACACTGGAGGTCGCGGAGGTGCTGGACCGCCCGGCAACGGCGCTGTCGGGCGGCGAGCGCCAGCGCGTCGCGCTCGCCCGGGCGCTCGCGGCCGACCCCGACGCGCTCCTGCTGGACGAGCCGCTGGCGAACCTCGACGCGCCGGTCCGCCGCCGCCTCCGCGAGGCGCTCCACGACGCGCTCGACTCGATCGGCGTCCCGACGGTGCTCGTGACCCACGACCGCCGCGTCGCGACGGCGGTCGGCGACCGCGTGGCTGTGATGCGCGACGGCGAAATCGAACAGGTCGACACGCCCTCGGGCGTGCTCGACCGCCCGGCGACGCCGTTCGTCGCGCGGTTCACCGGCAGCGAGAACGTGTTCGAGGCGCGCGTCGTCGAGCGCGATCGCGACGGCGTCGCGCTCGCACTGGGCGACCGGACCATCCGTTCGGCGCGGGACGCGCCAGCCGGGGCGTCCGTGACGGCCTGCGTCCGGCCCGCACGGATCCGCCTTGAGGGGGCCGGCGGCTCGGTAAGCGAACCCGACGGCGGGAACGTGCTCCACGGTACCGTCACCCGGTGGCTCCACGAAGGCGACGAGTACCGCGTGACGGTGGCCATCGACGGTGCGGACGTGGCGGTCACTGCGGCGGTCGGCGCGACCGAATTCGAGCGCGCCGGGGTCGAGCGCGGCGCGACGGTGGCGCTCGCAGTCGCCCCCGAAGCAGTTCACCTGATCGAAGAAGTGTGA
- a CDS encoding ABC transporter permease has product MFPTRSEAAGRRLDPLAVALALGGVLLLYYLVPLASLLVAQPPAAVWEQLTTPRVLAAVRTSVTAAAASTAVATALGLPLAYWLARADGRAATLVTAAVVLPLVLPPVVSGMLLLTVVGPGTALGELAAASGLPLTRSLVGVVLAQTFVASPFVVVTAKAAFESVDPSLEHASRSLGKGRLTTFRRVTLPLSWPGVLAGITLAFARALGEFGATIMLAYYPRTMPVQIWVSFTTAGIDAAFPVAVVLVCVAVATLAALNALGSNPLA; this is encoded by the coding sequence ATGTTCCCGACGCGCTCTGAGGCCGCCGGACGGCGGCTCGACCCGCTGGCCGTCGCCCTCGCGCTCGGGGGCGTCCTCCTGCTGTACTACCTCGTCCCGCTCGCGTCGCTGCTGGTGGCACAGCCGCCGGCGGCCGTCTGGGAACAGTTGACGACGCCGCGGGTCCTCGCCGCCGTGCGGACCTCCGTGACGGCCGCCGCCGCCAGCACCGCGGTCGCCACGGCGCTCGGCCTGCCGCTGGCGTACTGGCTGGCCCGCGCCGACGGCCGGGCCGCGACGCTGGTCACCGCCGCCGTCGTGCTGCCGCTCGTCCTCCCGCCGGTGGTCAGCGGGATGCTCCTGCTCACCGTGGTCGGCCCCGGCACCGCGCTCGGCGAACTGGCGGCCGCGAGCGGCCTGCCGCTGACGCGCTCGCTCGTCGGCGTCGTGCTCGCACAGACGTTCGTCGCGTCGCCGTTCGTCGTCGTCACGGCGAAAGCGGCGTTCGAGAGCGTCGACCCGAGCCTGGAGCACGCGTCGCGGTCGCTGGGCAAGGGGCGGCTGACGACGTTCCGGCGCGTGACGCTCCCGCTGTCGTGGCCGGGCGTGCTCGCCGGGATCACCCTCGCCTTCGCCCGGGCGCTCGGGGAGTTCGGCGCGACGATCATGCTCGCGTACTACCCCCGGACGATGCCGGTCCAGATCTGGGTGTCCTTTACCACCGCAGGGATCGACGCCGCGTTCCCGGTCGCGGTCGTCCTCGTCTGCGTCGCCGTCGCCACGCTCGCCGCGCTGAACGCCCTCGGCTCGAACCCACTGGCCTGA
- a CDS encoding extracellular solute-binding protein: MDGDDRVGRRTLLSAAAGGVAGLAGCGAVSGGGDAVSVLAAGSLQNALENGLRERVDAPLRVEAHGSARAARLVAEGAKDPDIVTLADTALFDGPLHPDWYAEFATNAVVLAYDGDSEGGRRVAEAGREGWYRPLLNGGVSLGRTDPDLDPLGYRTLFALELATEHYGTDADLRTAIPERDQVYPETQLLSQFETGGVDAAFTYRSMALDRGYDFVALPPAVDLSDPDRADEYATATYELPGGKTVRGGPISYAATLRRDAEPAVDAFETHVAGAYLDEFGFGAPANYPRYRGDVPDAL, from the coding sequence ATGGACGGCGACGACCGCGTCGGGCGACGGACGCTGCTCTCGGCCGCAGCGGGCGGCGTCGCCGGGCTGGCGGGCTGCGGGGCGGTGTCCGGCGGCGGCGACGCCGTCTCCGTGCTGGCCGCCGGGAGCCTCCAGAACGCGCTGGAGAACGGGCTCCGCGAGCGCGTCGATGCCCCGCTCCGGGTCGAGGCACACGGCTCCGCGCGGGCGGCCCGGCTCGTCGCGGAGGGCGCGAAGGACCCCGACATCGTGACGCTTGCGGACACAGCGCTGTTCGACGGGCCGCTCCACCCGGACTGGTACGCGGAGTTCGCCACCAACGCGGTCGTGCTGGCGTACGACGGCGACAGCGAGGGCGGCCGGCGCGTCGCGGAAGCCGGCCGCGAGGGGTGGTACCGACCCCTCCTGAACGGCGGCGTGTCGCTCGGCCGGACGGACCCCGACCTCGACCCGCTCGGCTACCGCACCCTGTTCGCGCTGGAACTGGCGACCGAGCACTACGGGACGGACGCGGACCTCCGCACGGCGATCCCGGAGCGCGACCAGGTGTACCCCGAGACGCAGCTGTTGAGCCAGTTCGAGACGGGCGGGGTCGACGCCGCGTTCACCTATCGGAGCATGGCCCTCGACCGCGGATACGATTTCGTCGCCCTCCCGCCGGCAGTCGACCTGAGCGACCCCGACCGCGCCGACGAGTACGCGACCGCGACGTACGAACTGCCGGGCGGCAAGACGGTCCGGGGCGGGCCGATCAGCTACGCGGCGACGCTCCGCCGGGACGCCGAACCGGCGGTCGACGCGTTCGAGACGCACGTCGCCGGGGCGTACCTCGACGAGTTCGGCTTCGGAGCGCCCGCGAACTACCCGCGGTACAGGGGCGATGTTCCCGACGCGCTCTGA
- a CDS encoding Tfx family DNA-binding protein encodes MPTAEDTALTDRQVEVLELREAGLTQREVAERLGTTASNVSAIERAAQENVGQARRTLELVRTLRSPVRFTVDAGTYFEDLVDAVYDHGDEAGIKVDYCTPELNAHLYGELEDHVADSRLDTAVEVGLTEDGEVKVYVDGA; translated from the coding sequence ATGCCGACCGCCGAGGACACCGCGCTGACCGACCGGCAGGTCGAGGTGCTCGAACTCCGGGAGGCGGGCCTCACTCAGCGCGAGGTCGCCGAGCGCCTCGGGACGACCGCCTCGAACGTGAGCGCGATAGAGCGCGCCGCCCAGGAGAACGTGGGACAGGCCCGGCGGACGCTCGAACTGGTGCGGACGCTCCGGTCGCCCGTCCGCTTCACCGTCGACGCCGGGACGTACTTCGAGGACCTCGTCGACGCGGTGTACGACCACGGCGACGAGGCCGGGATCAAGGTGGACTACTGCACGCCCGAACTGAACGCCCACCTGTACGGCGAACTGGAGGACCACGTCGCCGACAGCCGCCTCGACACGGCGGTCGAGGTCGGCCTGACGGAGGACGGCGAGGTGAAGGTGTACGTCGACGGGGCGTAG
- a CDS encoding MFS transporter — MDSRDRTDDSLVPALTALAVGWFLTLGARFLLPAILPQVRTAFDIDDATAGLAVSVIWVGYGVMQFPAGALADRVDERTLLAVSLVLAGGSLAATAVAPVFAVFLVACALFGLGTGLFGPPRGIALSNLFAPTPGRAFGITLAAGSLGSAALPFVASLLAEGSTDGWRLGVGLAVPLFLATAVATWRYVPADTGSEGSDDADAPLARTLRRALADRQVVTAVAALTLMLFTFQALTAFLPTYLIRAKELSQGVAGALFALLFVAGAAFQLAGGDAVDRYGTRAVMAVVTAATVATLAALPWVGGLVPVAAVVALLAGQMAVQPVMNAYIIDALPPEGTGTAWGFLRTVFFLLGASGSTVVGVLSDRGLLDESFYLLAVVTAVAALLFLLLPAQDGGE; from the coding sequence GTGGACTCACGGGACCGGACGGACGACAGCCTCGTACCGGCGCTAACCGCGCTGGCGGTCGGCTGGTTTCTCACGCTGGGCGCGCGCTTCCTGCTGCCCGCGATCCTGCCGCAGGTGCGGACGGCGTTCGACATCGACGACGCGACCGCGGGGCTGGCCGTCTCCGTCATCTGGGTCGGCTACGGCGTGATGCAGTTCCCCGCGGGGGCGCTCGCCGACCGGGTGGACGAGCGGACGCTGCTCGCCGTCAGCCTCGTGCTCGCGGGCGGGAGCCTGGCCGCGACCGCGGTCGCACCCGTCTTCGCCGTCTTCCTCGTCGCCTGCGCGCTGTTCGGGCTCGGGACGGGGCTGTTCGGGCCGCCGCGAGGCATCGCGCTCTCGAACCTGTTCGCGCCGACGCCGGGCCGGGCGTTCGGGATCACGCTCGCCGCCGGGAGCCTCGGGTCGGCAGCGCTTCCCTTCGTCGCCAGCCTCCTCGCGGAGGGGTCGACGGACGGCTGGCGGCTCGGCGTCGGGCTGGCCGTCCCGCTGTTTCTCGCCACCGCCGTCGCGACGTGGCGGTACGTTCCGGCCGATACGGGGAGCGAGGGGAGCGACGACGCCGACGCGCCGCTCGCCCGGACGCTCCGCCGCGCGCTCGCGGACCGGCAGGTCGTGACGGCCGTCGCGGCCCTGACGCTCATGCTGTTCACGTTCCAGGCGCTGACCGCCTTCCTCCCGACGTACCTCATCCGGGCGAAGGAGCTCAGCCAGGGCGTCGCCGGCGCGCTGTTCGCGCTCCTGTTCGTCGCCGGCGCGGCGTTCCAGCTGGCCGGCGGCGACGCGGTCGACCGCTACGGGACGCGGGCGGTGATGGCCGTCGTGACCGCCGCGACCGTGGCGACGCTGGCCGCGCTCCCGTGGGTCGGCGGGCTGGTTCCCGTCGCCGCCGTGGTCGCCCTGCTCGCCGGGCAGATGGCGGTCCAGCCGGTGATGAACGCGTACATCATCGACGCGCTGCCGCCCGAGGGCACCGGGACGGCGTGGGGGTTCCTGCGGACGGTCTTCTTCCTGCTCGGGGCCAGCGGCTCGACTGTCGTGGGGGTGCTGTCGGACCGCGGGCTGCTCGACGAGTCGTTCTACCTGCTCGCGGTCGTCACGGCGGTCGCCGCACTGCTGTTCCTCCTGCTGCCGGCACAGGACGGGGGCGAGTGA
- a CDS encoding dCTP deaminase/dUTPase family protein: MTDDIASHVDGLLHEPTQVHDDGVDLTVSEVYEVTAPGRVDFGGGELTDAERTPHERTWRNEDDDYEWWHLEAGQYLVAYNESVAGDAALTVQPRRELRERGASHPTMTVAELGPVPLSVGGAGIRLKENARVSTVVDAD, encoded by the coding sequence ATGACCGACGACATCGCGAGCCACGTCGACGGACTGCTCCACGAACCGACGCAGGTCCACGACGACGGCGTCGACCTCACCGTGAGCGAGGTGTACGAGGTGACCGCGCCCGGCCGCGTCGACTTCGGCGGCGGCGAACTGACCGACGCCGAGCGCACGCCCCACGAGCGCACGTGGCGCAACGAGGACGACGACTACGAGTGGTGGCACCTGGAGGCGGGGCAGTACCTCGTCGCGTACAACGAGTCGGTCGCCGGCGACGCGGCGCTGACCGTCCAGCCGCGACGCGAACTGCGCGAGCGCGGGGCCAGCCACCCGACGATGACCGTCGCGGAACTCGGGCCGGTGCCGCTGTCGGTCGGCGGCGCGGGGATCCGGCTGAAGGAGAACGCCCGCGTGTCGACCGTCGTCGACGCCGACTAG
- a CDS encoding transcription initiation factor IIB: MSRLNTHRSGRRAEIEPENTESESECPECGADQFVQSPDRGELVCDDCGLVVDEEAIDYGPEWRAFSHEERQQKSRVGAPTTETMHDKGLTTDIDWRNTDAKGRSIGSEKRGQLHRLRKWQRRIRTRDAGERNLKQALSEIDRMASALGVPRFVREIASVMYRKALEKDLIRGRSIEGVATATLYAACRKEGIARSLEEISEVSRVDRREIGRTYRYISQELGLEMKPVDPKQFVPRFCSELEVSESVRTRAREIVERTAKEGLHSGKSPTGFAAAAIYTASLDCDEKQTQRAVAEVAQVTEVTIRNRYQEQTAVLEGDA; the protein is encoded by the coding sequence ATGTCACGCCTCAACACACACCGAAGCGGTCGTCGCGCCGAGATAGAACCGGAGAACACGGAGTCGGAGTCGGAATGCCCGGAGTGTGGGGCCGACCAGTTCGTCCAGAGCCCCGACCGGGGGGAGCTGGTCTGTGACGACTGCGGGCTCGTCGTCGACGAGGAGGCGATAGACTACGGCCCCGAGTGGCGCGCGTTCAGCCACGAGGAGCGCCAGCAGAAGTCCCGCGTCGGCGCGCCGACGACTGAGACCATGCACGACAAGGGACTGACGACCGACATCGACTGGCGCAACACGGACGCGAAGGGCCGGTCGATCGGCTCGGAGAAGCGCGGCCAGCTCCACCGGCTCCGCAAGTGGCAGCGCCGGATCCGGACCCGCGACGCCGGCGAACGTAACCTCAAGCAGGCGCTCTCCGAGATCGACCGGATGGCATCGGCGCTGGGCGTCCCGCGGTTCGTCCGGGAGATAGCGAGCGTGATGTACCGGAAGGCCCTGGAGAAAGACCTCATCCGGGGCCGGTCCATCGAGGGCGTCGCGACCGCGACGCTGTACGCCGCCTGCCGCAAGGAGGGGATCGCCCGGAGCCTGGAGGAGATCAGCGAGGTGTCCCGCGTCGACCGCCGGGAGATCGGCCGGACGTACCGCTACATCTCCCAGGAGCTCGGGCTGGAGATGAAGCCGGTCGACCCGAAGCAGTTCGTCCCGCGCTTTTGCTCGGAGCTAGAGGTGAGCGAGAGCGTCCGGACGCGAGCCCGCGAGATCGTCGAGCGGACCGCGAAGGAGGGGCTCCACTCCGGCAAGTCGCCGACCGGCTTCGCCGCGGCAGCGATCTACACCGCGTCGCTGGACTGCGACGAGAAGCAGACCCAGCGCGCGGTCGCCGAGGTCGCGCAGGTGACGGAGGTCACCATCCGCAACCGGTACCAGGAGCAAACGGCGGTGCTGGAAGGCGACGCGTAG
- a CDS encoding oxidoreductase, whose product MAIDLDTPLEIGDCTLPNRLYRAPLLECAGNGSDAADRLVAELEPAAESGVGLIFQGATIVRGEGGCAAPGMTRVHDDEFVAGLSAVADAVHDHGGRIFAQLEHGGLRSMETWHAEYREKHPGLEQLAVSRPPWQLRALDRLGFLAYDPHVLSTAEVYELAADFGRAAERLVDAGYDGIHIAGANMGIVQQFLSPFYNRRDDEFGGSLRARTRFLEVLHDEIRERAGDVPLVTKVPAETAAPPVVRRRLSLDDGVRIAERAAAVGYDAVVPVQGSVVWDMSIVRGEYPKRAWEDDRFSAGYAAAFGSRLRARIVAALNRLQSLQYDFEPAWNADFCGRVRARVDVPVLAEGGIRGRGEMDGLLGDACDAVGVGRPFYAEPRLGARLLDSDGGRAVCESCNNCAVPQATGAPGVCRTPSVLEARGRLDRAGAYDRDE is encoded by the coding sequence ATGGCGATAGATCTCGACACACCGCTGGAAATCGGCGACTGCACCCTCCCGAACCGCCTCTACCGCGCGCCGCTGTTGGAGTGTGCGGGCAACGGGTCGGACGCCGCCGACCGGCTGGTCGCGGAACTCGAACCGGCCGCCGAGTCGGGCGTCGGGCTGATCTTCCAGGGCGCGACCATCGTCCGCGGCGAGGGGGGCTGTGCCGCGCCGGGGATGACGCGCGTCCACGACGACGAGTTCGTTGCTGGGCTGTCGGCAGTCGCCGACGCGGTCCACGACCACGGCGGCCGGATCTTCGCGCAGCTGGAACACGGCGGGCTTCGGAGCATGGAAACGTGGCACGCCGAGTACCGCGAGAAACATCCCGGGCTGGAGCAACTCGCCGTCTCGCGGCCCCCGTGGCAACTGCGGGCGCTGGATAGGTTGGGCTTTCTCGCCTACGACCCGCACGTCCTGTCGACCGCCGAGGTGTACGAACTCGCCGCCGATTTCGGCCGAGCAGCCGAACGCCTCGTCGACGCGGGCTACGACGGCATCCACATCGCCGGCGCGAACATGGGCATCGTCCAGCAGTTCCTCTCGCCGTTCTACAACCGCCGGGACGACGAGTTCGGCGGGTCGCTCCGGGCGCGAACGCGGTTTCTGGAGGTCCTCCACGACGAGATCCGCGAGCGGGCCGGCGACGTACCGCTGGTGACGAAGGTGCCGGCGGAGACGGCCGCGCCGCCGGTGGTGCGGCGGCGTCTCTCGCTCGACGACGGCGTCCGGATCGCCGAGCGCGCCGCGGCGGTCGGCTACGACGCGGTGGTGCCGGTGCAGGGGTCGGTCGTCTGGGACATGAGCATCGTCCGCGGCGAGTATCCGAAGCGCGCGTGGGAGGACGACCGCTTTTCCGCGGGCTACGCGGCGGCGTTCGGGAGCCGGCTCCGGGCGCGGATCGTCGCCGCGCTGAACCGGCTGCAGTCGCTGCAGTACGACTTCGAACCGGCGTGGAACGCCGACTTCTGCGGGCGCGTCCGGGCGCGTGTCGACGTGCCGGTGCTGGCGGAGGGCGGGATCCGGGGGCGCGGGGAGATGGACGGTCTGCTCGGCGACGCCTGCGACGCCGTGGGGGTGGGCCGCCCGTTCTACGCCGAGCCGCGACTGGGGGCGCGGTTGCTGGACAGCGACGGGGGGCGGGCGGTCTGTGAAAGCTGCAACAACTGCGCGGTGCCGCAGGCCACGGGTGCGCCGGGCGTCTGTCGCACGCCGTCGGTGCTGGAGGCGCGCGGTCGGCTGGACCGGGCCGGCGCGTACGACCGCGACGAGTAG